One Gordonia zhaorongruii DNA segment encodes these proteins:
- a CDS encoding M50 family metallopeptidase: MSFVLGVILFALALLISIAWHELGHHVAAKATGMKVRRFFVGFGPTLWSTRVGETEYGLKAIPLGGFCDIAGMTPHDELSVTERGRAMYQQPTWKRLVVLLAGPFQNFVLGFILIIVLALGWGLPILGDKPVHASTLSCVAPSTDSQGRLTECSGPSPAEVAGIRSGDRIIAVNGDDVSDASDLVGKVQATTGSVGLTVDRDGEQRDITVPVTSVQRMVEDSDGRVQSAQVGAIGVGLSTTYVQEYSAGTVLGGSIAFTGDIFVETFKSLARMPAKVSDLWTAVTGGERADDTPVSVVGASRLGGEAAERGYWDMFIGLLLSINFFLGAFNLVPLLPLDGGHMAIALYERFRNLLRRAFGRSEAAPVDYFKLLPLTYAVVAVMGAFMVLTVTADIVNPITVF, from the coding sequence GTGAGTTTCGTGCTGGGCGTGATCCTGTTCGCGCTGGCGCTGCTGATCTCGATCGCATGGCACGAGCTCGGGCATCATGTGGCGGCGAAGGCGACGGGAATGAAGGTCCGGCGGTTCTTCGTCGGGTTCGGTCCCACTCTGTGGTCCACCCGCGTCGGTGAGACCGAGTACGGACTCAAGGCGATCCCGCTCGGCGGGTTCTGCGACATCGCGGGCATGACCCCGCACGACGAACTGTCGGTGACCGAGCGCGGCCGCGCCATGTATCAGCAGCCGACATGGAAGCGGCTGGTCGTGCTGCTCGCGGGTCCGTTCCAGAATTTCGTCCTGGGCTTCATTCTGATCATCGTGCTCGCACTCGGGTGGGGACTGCCGATCCTGGGCGACAAGCCGGTCCATGCGAGCACGTTGAGCTGCGTCGCGCCGTCCACTGATTCCCAGGGCCGTCTCACCGAGTGCTCGGGTCCGTCGCCGGCCGAGGTGGCAGGCATCCGGTCGGGCGACCGGATCATCGCCGTCAACGGCGACGACGTGTCCGATGCGTCCGACCTCGTGGGCAAGGTCCAGGCGACCACGGGCAGTGTGGGACTGACCGTGGACCGCGACGGTGAGCAGCGCGACATCACGGTTCCGGTGACCAGCGTCCAGCGGATGGTCGAGGATTCCGACGGCCGGGTCCAGTCGGCCCAGGTCGGTGCGATCGGAGTCGGGCTGTCGACCACCTACGTGCAGGAGTACAGCGCGGGCACGGTCCTGGGCGGGTCCATCGCGTTCACCGGCGACATCTTCGTGGAGACCTTCAAGTCGCTCGCGCGCATGCCCGCGAAGGTGAGCGACCTGTGGACAGCGGTCACCGGCGGTGAGCGAGCGGACGATACTCCGGTCAGCGTGGTGGGCGCCTCCCGGCTGGGCGGCGAGGCCGCCGAACGCGGCTACTGGGACATGTTCATCGGGCTGCTGCTGAGCATCAACTTCTTCTTGGGGGCGTTCAACCTGGTGCCGCTGCTGCCGCTCGACGGCGGACACATGGCGATCGCCCTGTACGAGAGGTTCCGCAACCTGCTGCGGCGGGCGTTCGGCAGGTCGGAGGCTGCGCCGGTCGACTACTTCAAACTGCTTCCACTGACGTACGCGGTGGTGGCGGTGATGGGCGCGTTCATGGTGCTGACGGTCACGGCCGACATCGTGAATCCGATCACCGTCTTCTGA
- the dxr gene encoding 1-deoxy-D-xylulose-5-phosphate reductoisomerase translates to MDRTRPLRRPMAVVDNGGVTTRVLILGSTGSIGTQALEVIAEHPDMFEVVGLGAGGGNLELLGRQVAQTRLAPSRVAVADAAAGAAFGDRLGGRVLAGDDAMVQLIESVDADVVLNGVVGAIGLRPSLAALKTGARLALANKESLVAGGALVLDAAAPGQIVPVDSEHSAIAQCLRGGSADEVDRLVLTASGGPFRGWSAEQVRDVTPDQAGQHPTWSMGPMITLNSATLVNKALEVIEAHLLFDVPYDRIDVTVHPQSIVHSMVTFVDGATIAKASPPSMKLPIALALGWPDRVPGSSLACDWTQSATWTFEPVDDEVFPAIALARQAGTTGGSLTAVYNAANEVAADGFFAGAISFPRIVGVIGDVLAEADQWSVRPGTLGEVLAADRWARERAARFVAAARER, encoded by the coding sequence ATGGACCGGACTCGCCCGCTGCGTCGACCGATGGCCGTGGTGGACAATGGCGGTGTGACGACACGTGTGCTGATTCTCGGTTCGACCGGTTCCATCGGGACCCAGGCGCTGGAGGTGATCGCCGAGCATCCCGACATGTTCGAGGTCGTCGGTCTCGGTGCGGGCGGCGGGAACCTGGAACTGCTCGGGCGGCAGGTGGCGCAGACGAGGCTGGCCCCGTCGCGAGTCGCCGTCGCGGATGCGGCAGCCGGCGCGGCGTTCGGCGATCGGCTGGGTGGGCGCGTCCTGGCCGGTGACGACGCGATGGTGCAGCTCATCGAATCGGTGGACGCCGACGTGGTGCTCAACGGGGTGGTCGGGGCGATCGGCTTGCGTCCGAGTCTCGCGGCTCTGAAGACGGGCGCACGTCTCGCACTGGCGAACAAGGAGTCGCTCGTGGCCGGCGGTGCGCTGGTGCTCGACGCCGCTGCCCCCGGTCAGATCGTGCCCGTCGACTCCGAGCACTCGGCGATCGCGCAGTGTCTGCGCGGTGGATCGGCCGACGAAGTGGATCGACTCGTCCTGACCGCGTCGGGCGGCCCGTTCCGCGGGTGGTCCGCAGAGCAGGTTCGCGACGTGACGCCCGATCAGGCCGGGCAGCATCCGACGTGGTCGATGGGGCCGATGATCACCCTGAACTCGGCGACGCTGGTGAACAAGGCGCTCGAGGTGATCGAAGCGCATCTCCTCTTCGACGTTCCGTACGACCGCATCGACGTGACGGTGCATCCGCAGTCGATCGTCCACTCCATGGTCACCTTCGTCGACGGCGCCACGATCGCGAAGGCGTCGCCGCCCAGCATGAAGCTCCCGATCGCGCTCGCGCTGGGCTGGCCCGATCGCGTGCCCGGGTCGTCGCTCGCCTGCGACTGGACCCAGTCGGCAACATGGACCTTCGAACCGGTGGACGACGAGGTGTTCCCGGCGATCGCGCTGGCGCGCCAGGCGGGCACGACCGGTGGCAGCTTGACCGCGGTGTACAACGCGGCGAACGAGGTCGCCGCCGACGGGTTCTTCGCCGGGGCCATCTCGTTTCCGCGGATCGTCGGCGTGATCGGCGATGTACTCGCCGAGGCCGACCAGTGGTCGGTGCGGCCGGGTACTCTGGGCGAGGTTCTGGCGGCCGACCGGTGGGCGCGCGAGCGTGCGGCGCGCTTCGTCGCCGCTGCCCGGGAGCGGTGA
- a CDS encoding DUF2631 domain-containing protein yields MASTEVDHIDTGWVREPANAPSARFGWHGTAPRTYAIAAFVSGLICLGMLVGNHIGHVEDIYLIAIAIVLIGYATYKIIPRKGTWRR; encoded by the coding sequence GTGGCAAGCACTGAGGTCGACCACATCGATACCGGGTGGGTCCGCGAGCCTGCCAACGCGCCGTCAGCACGATTCGGCTGGCATGGCACCGCACCCCGCACGTATGCGATCGCTGCGTTCGTATCCGGCCTGATCTGCCTCGGCATGCTGGTCGGCAACCACATCGGTCACGTCGAGGACATCTACCTCATCGCTATCGCGATCGTCCTGATCGGTTACGCGACCTACAAGATCATCCCGCGCAAGGGCACGTGGCGGCGGTAG
- a CDS encoding LapA family protein, giving the protein MTTHEPHDRTENPDLPTTDRTAADAIAHTRTRATYVGWIVGILVTILLLIFILQNTESQEIHFLNLTANVPVGVSLLIAAIAGALITALLSGARLFQMKRALKKSING; this is encoded by the coding sequence ATGACCACCCATGAACCGCACGACCGCACCGAGAACCCCGATCTGCCGACCACGGACCGCACGGCGGCGGACGCCATCGCGCATACCCGCACGCGAGCCACGTACGTCGGCTGGATCGTCGGCATCCTGGTGACGATCCTGCTGCTGATCTTCATCCTGCAGAACACCGAATCGCAGGAGATCCACTTCCTGAATCTCACTGCGAACGTCCCGGTCGGGGTGAGCCTGCTGATCGCGGCGATCGCGGGCGCGCTCATCACCGCACTACTCAGCGGAGCCAGGCTGTTCCAGATGAAGAGGGCGCTGAAGAAGTCGATCAACGGCTGA
- the rlmN gene encoding 23S rRNA (adenine(2503)-C(2))-methyltransferase RlmN → MTSLPLVFDAPKRGLPPKHFADMDEAGAVAAVADLGLPKFRANQLAKHYYARLTGDVAEMTDLPAGKREDVARSLFPTLMTPVRNIACDDGSTQKTLWRLHDGTLLESVLMRYTDRNTLCISSQAGCGMACPFCATGQGGLDRNLSTAEIVDQVRAAARSLRDGALGEPGRLSNVVFMGMGEPLANYKRVVDAVRKITSPSPAGFGISARSVTVSTVGLAPAIRRLADEGLSVTLAVSLHTPDDELRDTLVPVNNRWSVAEVLDAARYYADQTGRRVSIEYALIRDVNDHPWRADLLGQKLRRTLGSLAHVNLIPLNPTPGSKWDASPKPAQDEFVRRVREQGISCTVRDTRGQEIAAACGQLAAEEG, encoded by the coding sequence ATGACGTCTCTACCGTTGGTTTTCGATGCGCCCAAGCGAGGGCTGCCACCGAAGCACTTCGCCGACATGGATGAAGCCGGTGCGGTCGCTGCGGTCGCCGATCTCGGGCTGCCCAAGTTTCGCGCGAATCAACTCGCCAAGCACTACTACGCACGGCTGACCGGCGACGTCGCCGAGATGACGGATCTGCCGGCCGGTAAGCGGGAGGACGTGGCGAGAAGCCTGTTCCCGACGCTCATGACCCCGGTCCGGAACATCGCCTGCGACGACGGTTCCACGCAGAAGACGCTGTGGCGACTGCACGACGGCACCCTGCTCGAATCGGTGCTGATGCGCTACACCGACCGGAACACACTGTGCATCTCCTCACAGGCGGGCTGCGGTATGGCGTGCCCGTTCTGCGCCACGGGGCAGGGCGGTCTGGACCGCAACCTGTCGACCGCTGAGATCGTCGACCAGGTGCGTGCGGCGGCGCGTTCGCTGCGTGACGGTGCGCTCGGGGAGCCGGGGCGGCTGTCGAATGTGGTGTTCATGGGCATGGGGGAGCCGCTCGCCAACTACAAGCGGGTGGTGGACGCCGTCCGGAAGATCACGTCGCCGTCGCCCGCGGGCTTCGGGATCTCCGCTCGCTCGGTGACCGTGTCGACGGTGGGTCTGGCCCCGGCGATCCGCAGACTCGCGGACGAAGGCCTGTCGGTGACGCTCGCGGTGTCGTTGCACACTCCGGACGACGAGCTGCGCGACACGCTGGTGCCGGTGAACAACCGCTGGTCGGTGGCCGAGGTGCTCGACGCTGCGCGCTACTACGCGGATCAGACCGGCCGGCGCGTGTCGATCGAGTACGCGCTCATCCGCGACGTGAACGATCACCCGTGGCGTGCTGATCTGCTGGGCCAGAAACTGCGCCGTACGCTGGGGTCGCTCGCGCACGTGAACCTCATCCCGCTTAATCCGACGCCGGGGTCCAAGTGGGACGCCAGCCCGAAGCCGGCGCAGGACGAGTTCGTCCGGCGGGTCCGTGAGCAGGGGATCTCGTGCACGGTTCGCGACACCCGCGGGCAGGAGATCGCGGCGGCCTGCGGTCAGCTCGCTGCGGAAGAGGGCTGA